The genomic DNA ACCAAAGGGATCGCCAAAGCAAGCGGCACAAAGCCTCCCACCAAACTCATGAATACAACACGCCGCTCACAGGTACGTCGGCTCAGGCCGACTAGGCTGATCGTCAACCAAAAGAGGCCCCAGGCCGCACTGAGCGCAAGCCCTCCCGTAAGCAATCCGGCACAACCATCGATCAAGATGTCTATCACGATGATGATTGCCTCTGTTCCCGTGCAAACTTCAAGAATACCTCCTCCAGGTCGGCTTTCCCGAATCGGTCGATAATTTCCTGCGCCGTTCCCTCTGCCACGATACGTCCGCGCTGAAGAACAATGATGCGATCCGACATTTCTTCCATCTCACGCATATTATGTGACGTGTAGAGGATGCTGAGGCCGGATGAGCGCCGCTCTTCTTTCAGCAAAGATCGGATCTTTTGGGCGATATCAGGGTCCAGACTCGCCGTCGGCTCGTCAAGAAAGAGAATACGCGGGTCGGTCAGAAACGCTTTGGCCAAGGTGAGTCTCGTCATCTGGCCGGACGACAACTTGCGTGTGGTCTTGCCGCGGAACTCCTCCATCTCCAGCTTTTTGACGATGTCCTGTACGCGCCGAGCGATATCCGAAACCCCGTAGAGACGCGCAACGACCCAAAGATTTTCTTCTACCGTGAGCGACTGAGGCATGGAGATGTAGGTGGACGAAAAGTTGACTTGCTGCAGAATCTCCTCACGATGAGTGGAGAGATCCAGACCAAACATGTGAATAGAGCCGGCTGTAGGGGTCACGAGTCCCAAGAGCATCTGAATGGTGGTCGTCTTCCCGGCTCCGTTCGGCCCCACGAGTCCCAAGATTTCTCCCGGCCTGATCTCAAAGGACACCCCATTGACCGCCGTAAAGTCGCCGAACCGCTTGGTCAGATCCGACACTTTCAGGACTGAGGTGGACATCACGCGACGATTCTGCTCGATTAATTGAATAACAAGGCGCCGCTGATCTTCTCGGGAATATGGCAAGTCTCGCATTTCCGGTCTAACGTTTTCCCGCCATACTGTGTCTTCCCATCGTGGCAGCGGAAACAGTCACTGAGTGCCCTCGCGCGAAGGTAGGAGCCTTCCGGATGCGGCGGATACCAAGGTTGGCTGTCGGCCGAGACATGTCCGCGTGGAATGACAATAGGATAACCCTTAATGGGGACATCATGCACGACGCCGGAATGACAGGTCGTACAACCTTCATTCTGTCCACGAGCCCTGAATGCTTCCATATGTTGACGATGGTTCATGACCAACCCCACCTCTTTCACCGGTGATGGAAGGTCCCGGGGCGCCGTTTCAGACACACGAAGGATATGGCGATGGCAACTGAGGCAGACTCCGGAGTCCACCTCGGCTTTGAGATTGTGCGAATCGGTCGGCGTTCCAAACATGTAGAGAGCCGTATCTCTGACTCCCGCCAGGACCTTGTCGGATAACCAACCTTGAACGCCAGGCCTCACATGACACGCAACACAGGCGACTTCCTTATGGGAAGACTTGGCCCAGCTTTCATAAGCGGGAGCGATCGTGTGGCACCCTGCGCAGAATGTCGGATGATCGGTAAGCGGTATCGCAGTTCCAACCAGAGCCATCGCTCCGATCACGAGGGTCAGCAACAGCGTGGCCTTAGACTTCCCGCTCATGCTCCCGCTGTCTAAGGGGAAACTGTTTGATCAAGAGGGCGGCAACACCGGCCACATCATCGAGATGGAGGACCGGCACGGAAAGATCGATCGGCTTATCGGTGACCACCGCCAGAAGGCCGTCGGAAGAGTACGCGATTTCTCCG from Nitrospira sp. includes the following:
- a CDS encoding Efflux ABC transporter, ATP-binding protein gives rise to the protein MSTSVLKVSDLTKRFGDFTAVNGVSFEIRPGEILGLVGPNGAGKTTTIQMLLGLVTPTAGSIHMFGLDLSTHREEILQQVNFSSTYISMPQSLTVEENLWVVARLYGVSDIARRVQDIVKKLEMEEFRGKTTRKLSSGQMTRLTLAKAFLTDPRILFLDEPTASLDPDIAQKIRSLLKEERRSSGLSILYTSHNMREMEEMSDRIIVLQRGRIVAEGTAQEIIDRFGKADLEEVFLKFAREQRQSSS
- a CDS encoding Cytochrome c family protein, with the protein product MLTLVIGAMALVGTAIPLTDHPTFCAGCHTIAPAYESWAKSSHKEVACVACHVRPGVQGWLSDKVLAGVRDTALYMFGTPTDSHNLKAEVDSGVCLSCHRHILRVSETAPRDLPSPVKEVGLVMNHRQHMEAFRARGQNEGCTTCHSGVVHDVPIKGYPIVIPRGHVSADSQPWYPPHPEGSYLRARALSDCFRCHDGKTQYGGKTLDRKCETCHIPEKISGALLFN